A portion of the Treponema rectale genome contains these proteins:
- a CDS encoding peptidase U32 family protein — protein sequence MNDGIELLSPAGNVDKLKYCYTYGADAAYIGLKNFSLRVKADNFYQDEYKKVQELKQKFPGKRLHCALNISFHNDEIDRLISEIEYFKQYPIDAFIVQDLGIVPILQKHFPDAELHLSTQASCMNREAVKMYKSIGFKRVVMGREASLKEIAEIKDAVPDMEIECFVHGAMCIAYAGRCLMSAYLNGRSAQSGFCSHTCRWDYDVMAPGDIGKTIAQSGDLVLREHKRSDEYFPVYEGENFTAVLSSKDLCMIDHLAELKKAGVDSLKIEGRMKSVYYVAMITRAYRKALDALEGKISDEQARPFIDELYKVSHRAFTTAFYFDKTEADKTVSGASDSPWELAAEISSAVSEEQQQWILNKAAEMKKIRDDEYNGMCEQAKKAFDLRVEKMPDKYLPYVLPKEGWKMYPLTALNMIDKNTELELVSPDINGKRITFDDFKLVNPNTGEVYNWVCADHPCVIYTGEEIPDGTLLRSKNPEYVEGKIRDTGR from the coding sequence ATGAATGACGGAATAGAACTTTTATCACCTGCCGGAAATGTAGACAAATTAAAATACTGCTATACCTATGGAGCAGATGCCGCTTATATCGGACTTAAAAATTTTTCCCTCAGGGTAAAGGCAGATAATTTTTACCAGGATGAATATAAAAAAGTACAGGAACTTAAGCAGAAGTTTCCCGGAAAGAGACTTCACTGTGCCCTTAATATTTCTTTTCATAATGATGAAATTGACAGGCTTATTTCTGAAATAGAATATTTTAAGCAGTATCCCATAGACGCTTTTATTGTTCAGGATCTGGGAATTGTTCCAATACTTCAGAAGCATTTTCCTGACGCAGAACTTCATCTTTCTACTCAGGCAAGCTGCATGAACCGTGAAGCCGTTAAAATGTATAAGTCCATCGGCTTTAAGAGGGTTGTAATGGGGCGTGAAGCTTCGTTAAAAGAGATTGCAGAAATAAAAGATGCCGTTCCTGATATGGAAATTGAATGTTTTGTTCACGGAGCAATGTGCATTGCATATGCAGGCCGCTGCCTTATGAGTGCCTATTTAAATGGCCGCAGTGCCCAGAGCGGTTTCTGTTCACATACCTGCCGCTGGGACTATGATGTCATGGCTCCCGGTGATATCGGAAAGACAATTGCTCAGTCAGGAGATCTTGTTCTGAGGGAACATAAAAGGTCGGATGAGTATTTTCCGGTTTATGAAGGTGAAAATTTTACTGCGGTTCTTTCTTCAAAAGATCTGTGCATGATAGATCATCTTGCAGAATTAAAGAAAGCCGGGGTTGATTCCCTTAAAATAGAGGGAAGAATGAAGAGCGTATATTATGTAGCCATGATTACCCGTGCCTACAGAAAAGCTCTTGATGCCCTTGAAGGAAAAATTTCAGACGAACAGGCCAGACCTTTTATTGATGAGCTTTATAAGGTAAGTCACCGTGCCTTTACTACTGCATTTTATTTTGATAAAACCGAAGCTGATAAAACCGTAAGCGGTGCCAGTGACAGTCCGTGGGAACTTGCGGCAGAAATTTCCTCTGCGGTTTCTGAAGAACAGCAGCAGTGGATATTGAATAAAGCTGCCGAAATGAAGAAAATACGTGACGATGAATATAACGGAATGTGCGAACAGGCAAAAAAAGCCTTTGATCTCAGGGTAGAAAAAATGCCTGACAAGTATCTTCCTTATGTTCTTCCGAAAGAAGGCTGGAAGATGTATCCCCTTACGGCGCTTAACATGATTGATAAAAATACGGAACTTGAGCTCGTAAGTCCTGACATTAACGGAAAACGTATAACTTTTGATGATTTTAAACTTGTAAATCCAAATACAGGTGAAGTGTATAACTGGGTTTGTGCAGATCATCCCTGCGTAATATATACAGGTGAAGAAATTCCTGATGGAACACTGCTCAGATCAAAAAATCCTGAATATGTTGAAGGAAAAATCAGGGATACAGGCCGCTGA
- a CDS encoding carbohydrate kinase family protein — protein sequence MEKQQKILCIGNVSVDIKAFSMLDDDTEAYRDGTIELVPGGVGRGMAINLKHLGFDTYIYSVVGNDIFGDYLRHGLEAENINTELLRVSHTHETALFSVMSKPNSHSSCIYSTKILSEIVFDETIKEFIKKENIKVLVLDSNLSEETFADIYAFKKDNPDIFIFQNATAPDIARKTMKYSSLINLFACNEHEAKAIIGEKADPVLETADKMQALGYKDFIITFEDRGVMVRIDGETYNAPPYTPYKIVDTIGAGDALASGFLTGHLTGENVKQCVHYGLICAKETLMTRQTVSSLLSRDYLAAYKNN from the coding sequence ATGGAAAAGCAGCAGAAGATTTTGTGCATTGGAAACGTTTCGGTAGATATAAAGGCATTCAGCATGCTGGACGATGATACGGAAGCTTATCGTGACGGAACCATTGAACTTGTTCCTGGCGGTGTAGGCCGGGGAATGGCAATAAATCTTAAGCATCTTGGTTTTGATACATATATTTATTCTGTTGTGGGAAATGATATTTTTGGAGATTATCTCAGGCATGGACTTGAAGCCGAGAATATCAACACGGAACTTCTGCGGGTAAGTCATACACATGAGACTGCTTTGTTTTCCGTAATGTCAAAACCTAATTCCCATTCTTCCTGTATTTACAGTACAAAGATTCTTAGTGAAATAGTATTTGATGAAACGATAAAAGAATTCATAAAGAAAGAAAACATAAAAGTTCTTGTCCTGGATTCAAATTTAAGCGAAGAGACTTTTGCAGATATTTATGCCTTTAAGAAAGATAATCCCGATATTTTTATTTTCCAGAATGCAACGGCTCCTGATATTGCCCGTAAGACAATGAAGTATTCTTCCCTCATAAATCTGTTTGCCTGTAATGAACATGAGGCAAAGGCTATTATCGGAGAGAAGGCAGATCCTGTTTTAGAAACGGCTGATAAAATGCAGGCACTGGGTTATAAGGATTTCATCATAACTTTTGAAGACAGGGGCGTTATGGTTCGTATTGATGGAGAAACCTATAATGCTCCTCCTTATACTCCGTATAAAATTGTAGATACTATCGGGGCCGGCGATGCCCTTGCTTCAGGATTCCTTACGGGACATCTTACGGGAGAAAACGTAAAGCAGTGCGTTCATTATGGACTTATCTGTGCAAAAGAAACCCTTATGACCCGTCAGACGGTCAGCAGCCTTCTTTCCAGGGACTATCTTGCTGCTTACAAAAATAACTGA